A window from Cryptomeria japonica chromosome 1, Sugi_1.0, whole genome shotgun sequence encodes these proteins:
- the LOC131073501 gene encoding pentatricopeptide repeat-containing protein At3g14580, mitochondrial → MARERAGVLKGLIQMESLHCSQFHVWTSLKSACSTSTLYKLVENDDEELGIYAKKLKHRDWLTSNELLKILKPLNDPLLAIRIFNRAAQRPDYKPNETIYSVIFNKLACVGQFDIIEELLEQMKREDCRCTDSFFLELIKMFTRKAHNPDRALKLLFEMRDFKCWPTVKTFNFALNVFVGAKEFEKAYKLYLRAPEIAISPNTSSVNILIKALCRLSKIDAAYELLYEMPKQGCYPNEITYGILMNHLCTEGKVEEALKLFKSMTEYGCAPDTVIFNILISGLSNQGKITEAIELFESMQSKGLAPTKGSYHAILYGFLCNRKFIEAKAVSDQMLSNNYCPSFFSYKSLISGFCEEGLVDDAIRVLEQMVNQNIVPRMGIWDLLLKTILKNSCATNTVLLVKEIDPAVY, encoded by the coding sequence ATGGCAAGAGAAAGAGCTGGAGTTTTGAAAGGATTGATCCAAATGGAGTCCCTTCATTGCTCACAATTCCATGTTTGGACATCCCTGAAGTCAGCTTGCTCTACTTCCACTTTATATAAATTAGTTGAAAATGATGATGAGGAGCTGGGGATTTATGCAAAGAAACTTAAACACAGAGACTGGCTAACATCAAATGAACTCTTAAAGATTTTAAAACCCCTGAATGATCCTCTTTTGGCTATTCGCATCTTCAACAGAGCAGCACAACGACCAGACTACAAGCCCAATGAGACCATATACAGtgtaatctttaacaagcttgCTTGTGTAGGTCAATTTGATATTATTGAAGAGCTGCTGGAACAAATGAAGAGGGAAGATTGTAGGTGTACTGATAGTTTTTTTCTAGAATTAATCAAAATGTTTACACGTAAAGCTCACAATCCTGATAGAGCACTGAAATTGCTGTTTGAAATGCGTGATTTCAAATGCTGGCCTACAGTTAAGACTTTTAATTTTGCTCTTAATGTGTTTGTTGGTGCTAAAGAGTTTGAAAAAGCTTATAAATTGTACTTAAGGGCTCCTGAGATTGCTATATCTCCAAATACGTCCTCTGTTAATATTCTTATTAAGGCCCTTTGTCGTCTTAGCAAAATAGATGCTGCATATGAGCTGCTCTATGAAATGCCTAAACAGGGATGTTATCCAAATGAAATTACTTATGGAATATTGATGAATCATCTTTGTACGGAAGGAAAGGTGGAAGAGGCCCTCAAGCTTTTCAAGAGCATGACAGAATATGGTTGTGCGCCTGATACCGTGATCTTCAACATACTGATTTCTGGTCTCAGTAATCAAGGAAAAATTACTGAGGCCATTGAACTTTTTGAAAGCATGCAGTCTAAGGGACTTGCTCCAACTAAAGGGTCTTATCATGCTATACTATATGGCTTCTTATGCAATAGGAAGTTTATTGAGGCAAAGGCTGTTTCAGATCAGATGCTTTCAAACAACTATTGTCCAAGTTTCTTCTCTTATAAATCGCTGATTTCTGGTTTCTGTGAGGAAGGTTTAGTGGATGATGCTATTAGAGTTCTTGAGCAAATGGTGAATCAGAACATTGTTCCCCGGATGGGAATATGGGATTTATTACTTAAAACTATTCTGAAGAACAGTTGTGCTACAAATACTGTTTTACTTGTAAAAGAGATTGACCCAGCCGTTTATTAA